Below is a genomic region from Thunnus thynnus chromosome 22, fThuThy2.1, whole genome shotgun sequence.
AAGAGATTGCTGCTGTTTGCTTGAGTGAAACTAAAGCAACTTGTTGTCAAAGAAATGTCCTCCACCTTTactttttaatcacatttttctttacagGACTGTTGTTTAGAGGAAATCAGAAAGCTGTGTTGGGAGCAACTGGAGCAGATCTCAGAGAAAAATATTAAGCATATCCTGGCAGGTAAGACTTATTTTCACACCTGCTATTtcgactgtgtgtgtgctcaaacAATCGAGTGTCAGTATCAGTTCAAACTGTTGTTTATTGTGTCTAGGGGAAGAACTGCCATCTGGAAATTGCGATGAAAACACCTCAGAAAGCCAGTGAGTGAACAGTTTGCTCATTCAGGGTACAATTTCAGAGTGAAGTAGAgtgtgttcttttcttttctcatacttttatgtgtttatttcattttttccccccaatcaAGGCAAGACAATAATGTGGACTCTACATCTTGCCTCAAAGAAACTGCAAAAACCGAGGACCCAAAGCAAGGTAATTAATATGTAATGCGCAGAAAGAACATCCCCCAGGCATTCAATCAAAGTcttcaaagacagaaaaagctataaaagaaacgttttacattttaaatgtctgtgtAATTTTCTTCACAGAGGCTGGTGGTTCAGGCGAGGAGAGTGACGTTCTAAGCATAAACGCAGACACTTACGATAGTGACATAGAGGGACCCAAAGAGGAGCAGGCTGTCAAAGCTGAGGTCGGGGCAGTAAAAGTAGGGGACAACAGCAGGGAAAGAACAGACCCAGCTGTACACCCCGACCCAACAAATCCAGAGCCTCCCACAGACTCTAAACCAACAGAAGCAAAGAAAGACATCCAAAGTGACATAGACAAAAGTGTCAGTGAGATTTTAGCATTTTCCTCCACTTCAAGCAGAGAGGAAGCAAAAGAACAGAGCACACCGCTGCTGTCTGCAGCCGTCAGTTCACCCGATCAAGGCGGACCTGTTTCAAGTTGTGCACCGGCAGCGTGTCAGCCGTCAATCCAGCAACTGGAGCTTCTGGAGTTGGAAATGAGGGCCAGGGCCATCAAGGCTCTGATGAAAGCAAGtgatgggaaaaaaacacaagctacAAAAAAcgtttaacatgttttcattatttttgtattttttaatgggTTCTATCCACTATATATAATTCAGATTACAGATGAAAGTTGTGGTTGAATCATATAAACCCTGATTTATTGTTCTCTGAATGTACCGTTCAGAACATATTGTGTTATTACTCCATATTGGAATGTTGTAAATATTTACTGCTAAATTAAACAAATCAAGGCCTGCCTTACATCAACTGAATGCATGTCTTCTGGCATGGATGTACATAATGGTCATTGCACATGTATTTTATTCTCTGGTCACTAGATGGCAGTGTTACTCTGCCATAATATATCCATGGTAACACGTGTAATCTGAGAAGGGGAGAGCAAGAGATGCTTTATTTGTTCGCATTACAGTCAAAATGGTCATGATCAGCATGAAAGTCAAGTTTTGTATCCAGTGATGTAATTTAGTAATGGGGTTAGGGCAAAAATTGGTTCTGCGATGGTAGAGGTTCTCCCAGTCAGTGTTACAGCTCGCTGCAGACAATATTGTGTCTACAGGCAAAGATTTACAAGCCAAAGTAGGTGGCAGCAGTGTTGTACTGTCATTTAGAGACACTTGTAGCATTTCTTCAGTCGGCACATGTGAATTTGTCCGATGCATAGTAGAGCtacaacaattagtcaatcaaaagaaaaagaatcaaccattttgataattgaataatcatttaactaatttttcaagcacaaaCACCAAACATTTTATGCTTCCTGGTTCTCGAATGTGAGAATtaattgcttttctttcttatattatagtaaattgaatattttgagggttttggactgtttatcagacaaaaaaaaggtatttgaAGACGCCACCTTTGTTCTCTGGGATACTgtgatgtacatttttttttactgttctctagtgttttatagaccaaactatGAATcgattcatcaagaaaatacCGTCATATTAGTCAATAATGATACATAAtgataattgttagttgcaatCCTAATGCATAGTATTAGTTGCACTATGTACTGCTATCACTTTCACAGTTGCACCATCCCAATATTTAATCTGGTTTCTGACACCAGTGtaaaggaacaaaaagaaatcTTTCCCATTGCCTTACAGATAAAATGCAGAAAACTCccaaaaagaaatacattgaaATAATTAGACCAACTGTCCTCACCTATATATCAGTATAAATAACCTGCCAGTTTTCTCTACCTGAGTAACTTCAAAATTTATCTTTGCTTCCTGTACTTCTATAGTGACTAGAATTAATAGCATCCTCTTGCATaatactgtaatttttttttttttttttttttttactataatttACTGCTTTGTTCCGGTATAAATTGTAAGGTTGCGGTGTGTGTGCAATTACATGCAGATGCAGAGCAAAACAGCTCTCTATCCCACAACCTCAAAGGAGACAATGAAAAGTACGATAAGACGCCAGTTGCCTCTTGGGTATTTGCATTTAAAAGGGTTATTTCATGGGAGGAATGAGGGTGGGAGGGTTAAATGCGTCATTCTCTGTGCATTTATGTGCAGGTATCTTTGTACTCATTGATGATCTCAAGAGGAAAATGTCCactttagtaaaaaaaaaaagggatacAAAGATTCTGAGTGCTGGCGGTCTTTGACTGGTGAGTATTTATCGGTGTAATTTGACTGCTATTAGAATGCCAATTATGATTTGGTGTGAGCAGATAAATGGCTTTTTAAGCAAACCTCAAAATGGGTAGGCTGAAAAATGGATTGATGGAGGCAAGACGATACTGTTTTGTTGAGAGAGTACTTTTCGAATTCAAATTACCCAATGAACCGTGTTAAAATATTAAGATATGATACTTGCTATTATGAAGGTCAAAAACAAGATTATCAAAAAAACTTATTGTGCTCACTACTTCATCTAGCTACTTAATGGCTACACCTGTCATTTCCCTCATTGTGACCTAGCCTTTGGATGCGATGTTAATTAGAGATGTAAAAAAACTACTGTTGTCCTCAAAAACTATTTAGGGATGGTTTTTCTCTCAACTTTATATTCAACTTGTACTGCATAACAATCTCTTGAAGCTTTAAGATTCAGAAACAATGAATATATGCCTTTTATTAAAGCTCACACCAGGTACTTTAGTACTTGATGTTCTGGAAGACTTTATATACGACACACTGTACTGTAGGATGTAGCGAGTTGGATGTTGGCTTTAGGCACAGTGGACTTTATACTCTGTTGAGTACTTCATCGGTGTCATGAAATACCAGTTCTCTATAATCCTGTAACCCCCCATCGTAAGATATCTCCATCAAACTTCTACTGCTGTGCTGTAAAGACAAATTTCCAGGAGAGACTAGGAAGTATGTAACATTTTATAGCATGGCTTGCAATTTGAAttaatgaaatgataaatatcACTCTTACTGCATTGCAAGTTctgttgttcagttttgttgtgtATATATAGACTCCTGTGTTGAATGTTGGGGAgctgaaatgtcattttcatgtgACTGGTAGACATGGTAACTGTGACAGTGGCCCCCAAGGACAAAACACATATAATAGTGAAAACATTGGGAGGAACAAGCTCCAAGTCAAGACTTTCTGTAAATactgaaacaaatacaaaaagcaaaagcacaaacattaacagaaaaacacacaaagctgcAAATATCAAAAACATTGTAGTAGAAATTTGAAGCAAAAAAGACACTTGGGGGAGGGGAGCTACTGTATGAACCCTTTTTGGCAACTCTAGCTGCGTGACTTAAGGGATGGGGATGTCAGTTTGGCTTCATCTTTGGTCCAACACTTCCAgccagaataaaatattttgctaGTTACTAAGAGGATTACTGTTAAATACAGTGCAGACATGAATGGTGCTCACTGGATGAATGACTTTTCAACCAGTGCCACCAACAAGTGGTTGTAGTTAAAGATACAGTACCATAACAACTGATGACCCAATTCTCATCAGCATCAACTATACGTAAGCGTATTGAGAGAGTACTTGATATGCTAACATGCCAAACATTACATgctaaatgttttcatgttaacatgctaactttaatgttttgaatTACACTCCAGTGGTTGAATGTTAGCACATTAATGCTAGAAAAAGCTCAAAGCACAGTTTCACCTAAGGGCACCCTGAGCCTGACAAGCACACTGAGGCTGACAAAGATCTGCTATCctgataaaatgaaacttttagCTGAGATTAAGACACTAAAATGGTCACCGCTTAAAGGATAAACCTTCTGATTTACAGTAGGTGACCCTTTGCACCACCTTTAGGGCACACTTAAAATGTTCCGCCAGTGGTGAGAAACAAAGAAtagcaaaaaaatgtattaatcaaCCCAACAGTTTTGTTGTCTAGTGTGCAATTAGCTTTATTACCTTGACCATTGGGAAAACATCACCTTCTTTGCTATTGCAGTCACAAACAGGTCTGTCACTACTCcctatttttttctgtagctgcacattatttttgtttgggtATTGATATTTACAATATGAAGATTTTGAgaccattttctcttttctgttgtattttctctcctgtatgtgttttttagtGTTTGCAGTAATTCTGTATTTGGGGTGCATTGCGCttaatgtctgtgttttcactgtgttttgtcCTTTGTGGCCACTGGAAAGTATGATAGAAGTAGCAGTTGACACGCTACTATGTTTGTGAAAAAGGTAACTTGCCAGTCTAATACAAGCCTCTAGATGTTACTGTGGTGCCACAGGGAAAAACCATAGGGGCAAAAAGGTATTTGAAAacgtagatgtaattttaaaagAACACATCCTGTTTGCATAAATAAAGTGATTCTCTTCAAATTTCCTCTGTGGCGTCTCTGTTCTTTTCTGCAGCAAGAAATTAAATTGAACTAACAGCTCATGCTGACAGGCAATAAATAGCTTAGCACCTCTGTATGACTAAATGAATTGATTTCCCCAAGCAATGACTCATCggacacatttcattttcttcaagTTTCAGACAGCATTTTTCTTATCAAGGTAAAAGAAGAGATATTCAATGTTAGGCATACtttgttttgattaaatatCCAGTTCTGTGATAGTGCTAATTTCTGTTGCACTGGCAGTAATCACGATGGCCATCTTAAAGACTGTAGAAAATGTAAGCTACATCTATGTAatgattatatttaaatgtggaATTATAGATAGCATAAACTGTTCCTATATCTGTGTTCATTTTTTGCCTTAATGTTTCAGATTTCCTGGACCAGATGTATATAATTTGAATGGTAGCTCACTCTAGGCATATTGGTCCTGGAATAATGGATCCTTCTGTTCCCTGTTGAATCTTCTGTCAGCGAAtggaaaagaatgaaaattaTTGTAGTTTCATCACAGGTGTGCTGCACATCTGTTCACCATTCACTTCATTTGCAGGCGTAAATGCTTGGCTTTTTTCCTCAAAGAGGCATAAGCCTGGCAGAAccctttttgaaaaatgtgtagTGGGTTATTGTAAGTTTGGTGCCATTTGAAAGAGAAGAGCTCCCTTTTTTTTAGTCACACTCCAAAATCCCTGAAAGAGATTTGAACATTTGATATTCCACTCCAGTGTAGTATCTGCATTTTGAGAAAATTCTTCCCCTTCGCTGACTCTTCTGACATCTGACTTTCAGATTCCATGCATGCTCTCTTCACAtgggtcccccccccccacactcCCTCAACTTCGGGGTCTGCATTCAAATGGTGCATTAATACCATCAAACAACCATTGAAATTCTGGCAAGGCGACCAGCAAGCCAATAAAGCAAAATGCTTTTGAAGGATATCGAGAGACATCAGGCAGGATGGATGACCTTGCACAATCAAATCAGCATAATCAAatgaaatatcacaatattacatCAAAGCCAACTCCCACCGCGACAGCAACTGCAACATGATCAACAAGCTCAATCCTTGGGGtatcagtgctttttttttttcaaagaaatacTGTGGTTGATGGTCTGAAGTGTAGATATTTTACAACTAATGGAGTAGGCTTAGTGAAAATCTGTAATATTGTGTGGCTTTTAAATGTTCATGTAGTCTATGGTTAATCTCTAATCAGTAAACATGAATGATTCCTGCTGAAATGAGTATGAGTATGCAGACTGCAACCCTAATCTATAATGTTTGGCAAATATTTAGCACTCCTTTGAGGATTAAGGTTGATAGCATCCAAAATAATTATGTGAGGATCAGAATATTTTATTCCCTACATCAATAACGCAAAACGCTTAGAAGCTCATTTGGTCATAATAACTCTAAAAAAGGAGTTTTTCATCTCAaatgaaatatgcatttttttgaAAACTTCTTTCACCACTCACATTGGAGACAAAACTTAAAGCAATATTACTGACATACTAACTTTCTTAAGCGACAATTGCATGTTGTGTTTGGTAACACACAATAAGGATGTATTTGTCTATATGTTCTTGCCATAAATGATCTAAAATTGACTAGTATCACATGCAAGGAATTTTCAAAATTTTATCTAAActcaaaactgcacaaaaatgtTTGCAGACAGGCACAAGTTTAAACATTTCTACATTATCACATCTTTGGGGAGTTAGCCAAGGTTGTCTGGTTACTGGGTTTGAATGTGTCAAAATACTGTACTGTTAGACTGGCATCTCTAGGATACACATTATTAACAAACCTCAATATACTGTAGTGGAGCTCACACTGATCCTAACTTACTACGGCAGAGAATATAAAGGTTTTTAAAGACCTAGAAATGGAGGGGGGGAGGATCGACTCTAAAGTCATTCCatattcagtttctttaagCTAATCACACTTTCTGTGAAGCTAAGCTTTAAACAGCTGCATGCTTATAGTCCCAGCTGTCCTATGAACAGCGATGGACCACCGAAGTGTCCCCCAGACAGATGATGGATCACAGCACACAGCTCTGGCAGGCTCACACTTTTATGATGCTAGGTGAAGACTACACCATTTGTGCTGGGCTTGGAAGACATTGGACTGTCAAATCCTGGTGGGGtgccatttatttatttttatttggatGATTTATTTCCCACAGAAGCACAAAAGGACTGTACCAAGTAAATTACTTTTGTCAAAGTTGtgataaaactgtcaaattGCTTCCCACCACCAGCTGGCAAGCAATTGTATTACATAAGTAATTGTCAAAAGGAATGTCAAGAGAGGAGTATATTGCTCGGTgagtttctgtctctctttccatcAGGGTTTTACGTTCCTTGCCTTAGTTTAATGGCcttgctgtgtgttttaacTACATTGCAGTATGTAATTCTCTGGGGTAGAACCATACTGTAGATACAAGACTCAAAATGAATCTgagctcttttgttttttcattttattttaagactGATTTAGACTGTTTGGAATATGCGTCTTTTAAGGTTTCTGATTGATAATACCAGTCTCAGTTTTGCCTTATTTTTATAGTTCACAATAACAAGTAAGGCaagtgtcattttcagttttgacTGATAGCTGATAACTTTTATGAGCTTCTGTAGAGTTCAACATCCTTCAGATTCCTATAAGTTCTAAAGTTATGGAAGATAATAAGTCAGACATATGAAGTTGTTGAAGTTCCTTAAACTATTATACAATAGGAATGAGTCATGCAACAAACTGAAGCACACAAAAGCTTACCCCCACACCACCGCTTCAAATCCCAACATCTATATTCTCCTCTTGTTCATCACATCATATGAATGGAGTGCTATTTCAGTTCCGCCTCCTGACAGCCAATTAACCAGCCAGTGTCTGCTTTATGCCCCCCCAAACTGATTGCTTATCCCTTCCTCTGATTGTGAGGGCTTATACAGAGACAGGATTTTTTGTAActtaaatgacattttgatgTGAAAACAATCAAAAGAAATGGTTTTGCTGGTGATATTGAATCGAGTGATTTCAAGTGTTGCTCTGtagttttgattattttgaatCAGGAGAAGGTAATCTGCTTTTAGATTGCCTTTAACTCTACTGATTTCCAGGGAAAAACTGATTCTTGAAAGTTTGGCAAGAGTTGCCAGTATAGAAGTTAAATCTTTGAATcttaattttactgtatttacacttAACTTTATCCCATGTAATTTTCCCTTTTTGAAGTTTGAGcactaaaaaagaaacatacacatttaaaactaataaaaacaagtaACAAGTGCAGGAGTAAATGTATCAATGTGGCACTGTGcaggaaaaaacaatacaacaaccTGCAGTTCAAGAAGGGTTGTGTTATTTCAACATGAAGGATAATGTTAACATGTAGTGGACAAATCTTTAGTCTTGGTTAAATTGTATTCTTCTGCTgttagtttttatttacatttcatgcCAGACATTTGGCAATATCAAACATCGTCacgtcacacacatacaagaccaaaagaaaaacatcagttGCAACATTATATGTATTTCTACATACTTTTAAATGTACAAAGTTCCAAATAAATTGTACACCGAATAGCAGAAGAAAGAAACTAAATCCTAAATACCtaaagttaaatgttttgtatgtaaatagCCAACTCACTCTTTGTACAGAATCcatgtttaaaaaatcattttctgttcTTCTCATAATAAACAAAGTATTGCGTtaaaaggacaaaagaaaaaaattaaacccATTTTCTAAGTCATGAAGGTGGCACTTtgaataaatctgtttttcttctttcagactGATAAACTGTCCATTTCAACATTAAGTGGTAAAATGCCAAATCCCAGCGCACATAAAGATCTTCCCTTCTTAGATAAATTATATACAACATAATTCTCTGTACCACATTCAAATGTTATCATCCTTAATGTACGCAGTTTTGGTTTAGACCCTTTGTCATTAGCCCAATGTTTTTCACTCTCAGCAAATGCAGTTCCTCTCACatgtttttcatattcatcattattaaaaataGCCTGCTAAACCCATAGTTATTAAACAAAGTGTGCACACTTTTAGACCAAGATCCATTAATTGTTGTTAGTTTTTAAACAGTATTCATTAATGACATgattaaaaaatctgttttgttgCAGGTTATCTTATCTCTCCTGTTGAGGGTATGCCTTAACATGGGGATAATATTTCTTTAATAGGAGTCAGCCATATGGAAGGCTGAGAATGGACCATTTTGTGGGATGAAGTAATAAGAGCAACAAATAATTATATGGTCAG
It encodes:
- the LOC137174340 gene encoding caspase activity and apoptosis inhibitor 1 isoform X2, which translates into the protein MLKKKPSGTEKKRKHSQSEERHDTSKRRSTESNLEESKDELADPELDRIGSDIEEGGLDLSLPFQPITAYVTDKREMLEQCFRVLGERKLRKMLPDELKDCCLEEIRKLCWEQLEQISEKNIKHILAGEELPSGNCDENTSESQQDNNVDSTSCLKETAKTEDPKQEAGGSGEESDVLSINADTYDSDIEGPKEEQAVKAEVGAVKVGDNSRERTDPAVHPDPTNPEPPTDSKPTEAKKDIQSDIDKSVSEILAFSSTSSREEAKEQSTPLLSAAVSSPDQGGPVSSCAPAACQPSIQQLELLELEMRARAIKALMKASDGKKTQATKNV
- the LOC137174340 gene encoding caspase activity and apoptosis inhibitor 1 isoform X1 yields the protein MLKKKPSGTEKKRKHSQSEERHDTSKRRSTESNLEQESKDELADPELDRIGSDIEEGGLDLSLPFQPITAYVTDKREMLEQCFRVLGERKLRKMLPDELKDCCLEEIRKLCWEQLEQISEKNIKHILAGEELPSGNCDENTSESQQDNNVDSTSCLKETAKTEDPKQEAGGSGEESDVLSINADTYDSDIEGPKEEQAVKAEVGAVKVGDNSRERTDPAVHPDPTNPEPPTDSKPTEAKKDIQSDIDKSVSEILAFSSTSSREEAKEQSTPLLSAAVSSPDQGGPVSSCAPAACQPSIQQLELLELEMRARAIKALMKASDGKKTQATKNV